From a region of the Oncorhynchus tshawytscha isolate Ot180627B linkage group LG14, Otsh_v2.0, whole genome shotgun sequence genome:
- the LOC112266946 gene encoding putative nucleotidyltransferase MAB21L1, whose protein sequence is MIAAQAKLVYHLNKYYQEKCQSRKAAISKTIREVCKVVSDVLKEVEVQEPRFISSLNEMDNRFEGLEVISPTEFEVVLYLNQMGVFNFVDDGSLPGCAVLKLSDGRKRSMSLWVEFITASGYLSARKIRSRFQTLVAQAVDKCSYRDVVKMVSDTSEVKLRIRDRYIVQITPAFKCTGIWPRSAAHWPLPHIPWPGPNRVAEVKAEGFNLLSKECYSLNGKQSSAESDAWVLQFGEAENRLLLGGCRKKCLSVLKTLRDRHLELPGTPLNNYHMKTLVSYECEKHPRESDWDENNLGDRLNGILLQLISCLQCRRCPHYFLPNLDLFQGKPHSALENAAKQTWRLAREILTNPKSLEKL, encoded by the coding sequence ATGATAGCCGCCCAGGCCAAGCTGGTGTACCACCTCAACAAATACTACCAGGAGAAATGCCAATCTCGGAAGGCGGCCATCTCCAAGACCATCCGAGAGGTGTGCAAGGTGGTGTCGGACGTCTTGAAGGAGGTGGAGGTGCAGGAGCCCCGCTTCATCAGCTCTCTCAACGAGATGGACAACCGCTTCGAGGGGCTAGAGGTCATCTCCCCCACAGAGTTCGAGGTGGTGCTCTACCTCAACCAGATGGGGGTATTTAACTTCGTGGATGATGGATCTCTGCCGGGCTGCGCCGTGCTCAAGCTGAGCGACGGCCGTAAGAGGAGCATGTCTCTCTGGGTAGAATTCATCACCGCCTCCGGCTACCTCTCTGCGCGCAAGATCCGCTCCAGATTTCAGACCCTAGTGGCGCAGGCCGTGGATAAATGCAGCTATAGAGATGTTGTCAAAATGGTGTCTGATACCAGCGAGGTGAAGTTACGCATCAGAGACAGATACATCGTTCAGATCACCCCGGCTTTCAAATGCACCGGGATCTGGCCCCGCAGCGCAGCGCACTGGCCCCTACCGCACATCCCCTGGCCGGGCCCCAACAGGGTAGCCGAAGTAAAGGCCGAGGGATTCAACCTTCTCTCTAAAGAGTGCTACTCGTTGAACGGAAAACAAAGTTCGGCAGAGAGCGACGCCTGGGTCCTGCAGTTCGGCGAGGCCGAGAACCGCCTACTCCTGGGAGGCTGCAGGAAGAAATGTCTGTCGGTCCTCAAAACGTTACGAGACCGGCACCTTGAGCTGCCTGGGACGCCCCTCAACAACTACCACATGAAAACTCTGGTTTCTTATGAGTGTGAAAAACATCCACGGGAGTCTGACTGGGACGAGAACAACCTCGGGGACCGTTTGAACGGGATTCTATTGCAGCTTATTTCGTGTTTGCAGTGCAGGAGGTGTCCCCATTACTTCCTGCCTAATCTAGACCTGTTCCAGGGGAAACCTCATTCTGCTCTAGAAAATGCAGCCAAACAGACCTGGCGACTTGCGAGAGAGATTTTGACCAACCCCAAAAGCTTGGAGAAACTCTGA